Genomic window (Ictalurus punctatus breed USDA103 chromosome 16, Coco_2.0, whole genome shotgun sequence):
gactccagcctatcatttgatgctcatatagataatattactaggatagccttgtttcatctcagaaatatttctaaaataagaaacatattgtcactacatgatgcagaaatattagttcatgctttcgtcacctctagactagattgctgtaatgccttactgtctggatgtaagcactaaagcactaaacggtctcatgccacagtatctaagtgaACTTTTGATTTTCTATGATCCACCACTCCTACTTatatcaaaagatgcaggctattggacggtacctcgaatagtgaaggctacagcaggggggagagctttctcttatagagccccacagttatggaacagtcttccaattagtgttcgggactcagacacagtctcagtgtttaagtctaggcttaaaacgtatttgtttactcaagcctaccctgactagactttctgttatgctaagcacagtcctaataattttttttctctccctctctccttctgttgagcCACACACGCTTTTATGGAGATACCAGTGAccctgatcctctctgctctcctgacccgcctgatccgtttcggatgtcctacctctggatcgagctctcatctacttcaattccagattgctaggactacggctgcttctaaggccaaacagacttcatataaatccataatgaactttttcacactaactgttgttacccagatgaggatgggttcccttctgagtctggttcctctcaaggtttcttcctcttaacatcttagggagtttttccttgccactgtcaccaatcagtggcttgctcagttgggataaatccgcacctttaatatctgtatactgtgttgatatttctgtaaagctgctttgagacaatgtctattgtaaaaagcgctatacaaaataaaattgaatattTCAACATCCACATGAACTACTTTAAGAAAAGCAAACTAAAGCTCTTGGAATGGTCCTTAGTGTCTGCTCACTTAAACATAAGAAATCTTTGGCTACATCTTAAACAATAAGTACATGAATAGGCCCAAGAGTATTTCAGAACTAACATTCTGCAAAGAATAGTGGGTgaaaatcctttaaaaaaattatcataGGAACATTCTAGTTGACTGAAGAAAATGCTTGTACACTGGGATATCTGCCAAAGAAGGTGTTACTGTGCCTGTTTGATGAAAATGTTCAAGGGaatgaaaacatttgaaaatagCTTGCAAAGTCATGCAAAGACAACAAAAATAGAACTTACATTATTTGAGGTTTATTCCCATTATATTCAAGTGTCTCAAATACCAGCTGGTTTATAAATAACAATACATGCAACTACAGTATATAGATATGATTTGCCTTTATTTAGTACAGATGTCAAACTGTTTTTCCTAGTGTGTCATTGAGAGGGAGATGTGGCGCGGCTGGAACATGGAACAGGCCGATGGTTTCCTAGTGTTGAATATACCTGGGTCTGCGCTGCAGAATGGGACACAAGCTCGGGCAATGATGAAGCTCCTACTGGAGAATGCAAATCAAGTCTTCTTCCTACAACAACATTGCAGTATGTTCAGTACTTACAAAGGGCTGCAGTCAGAGTTTGGCAAGTTAAGTCAGAATCTTAACCAAAAGATTAATATTTACATGGTAAATTTGCGGGTACTCAGACTCAGGTATTTAAGTACAGTAACACAGGTATTTCTGAGCTCTTTAGTCAGATTATGCATATGCATGCAATTGATGCCTCTGAGGATggcagatttttcttgagtaaaAACATCCAAGACAGGGTTTTTATAATAGCATCTAGACCACTACCTTTAAACACAACCACTTGCCTTTAAACTCCCCCAAAAAATCAGGgaaagaaaatgcagactgTAAATGGAAACAGcattttttctttgctgtcaaatgaAATAGGACATAAATGCAAGAGATGATCTAACAATAGAAGTCTTAAAATAATTCCTCCCATATTTTATTTCCAGTTTGACCTTACCCTTACAGTCTTTCTTATCTTTCTTTGACACACCCACTAGATAACTCTCATGGAGGGTGGGGAAAACACGTGCATCCTCCAATGCATATGAAACCAACCTCTGCATCTTTTCAAATTGCTTCTCatgcagcataacacactcagcCACACCAAAAGTTCACTTAAAAAAAGCTTCCATAATTTCTATGTGCTTTgtaattaaactgaaaataagtgtttacatattacattacaaaaataaagttaacttacaataacaaataatatataataaatttttACATCAAACACTCAGTGATgacatttcaaatgtttataaagttTTATAGTTATTAATCATATTACATTTGCTTTCAAAGTAATTGGATTTGCTTTAAAGGGTAATCATGATTAATAGTAATTGAGAAATTATTTATAGTGTATTATTAGCGctttatgaaatattattaGATTTTGAAACACTTAAAATACTGACACAGAATCTTACAAAGAATTAGAAGCACAGatataatgatttatgaatatgtGCATCATGGACAGTGTTAACAAATTCTTGGCACGATGACAAAAACTAGAAAAAGAATAACATACTGTGTATGCATGAAGAAAACAAGTGAAACTTACTGAGACATTGATAACAGTCTGAAAGGATTAGTCCTATGCCAGCCATCACACCGCAACTGATACCGACAATTGCTGAAAACAAATCTAAAAATCAAGTCGAAtactattatatataaatacaatgttTGGAACAATCTCAAAAACTCAGAAAGATATACCTGTTaatttctcttctctctcagtgCACTCAGTGGAGGATATGGTAACAGTGATGGGTTGACTCAGGGTTGAGTGATTCACCCAGCAGTAGTACATCActttctgtagtgtgtgtaatgGCAGGTGAAGGTACGATATGAGGCTGTAGGATCCATCTTTGTTGTTTCTATAGGTCCAGTTGATGTCAGAGGTGTTCAGATTTTCTTCATATGGAGATGTTTATGAAAGGTTCAGGTAACTGATATATTCTCCATCTGTCAACCAGACCTGCTGCAGATCAGCAGGGTAAAAGCCTTCAGAAGCACAAAGTATTGTGGGAGCTCTGTCAGGCCCCTTTTCATATGACATAGACACTAATGGATGTGCTGCAGGATGACAATGAAAAGACAATGGTGCtaaatgttatttacatgcAAATTTAAGCTagaataaattttttatttcccccacaTTATTACAGACACTGGATTTATTAACAACCACTTGTCATGTTTAAgattttaattctttctttcttacttcctttctttccttctttttagaAATGATACTTGCTTTTCTTTCAAAGACAGCTTTAAAGTGTTgaacttgtttttatttgtacaggCTCTGCCTAAGGCTGAAGCTTGATAAAGTTAAAATGTTTTAGACTCAGTGTAAGGAAATGTTATTCAGTAATTCGCTTTAAAGTACATTAGTTAATAAATACAAAGGTAGTATGTTAATTAAGATATGCAGTGAGCAGTGTAAGTTTGAAAGTGCAATTGAAACTGAGTACACAGAATATCGATATTATATGgttattcattaattaaatcAAGGCttacaaaagttgttttctgtaaacaaatataatcactcttACCAATTACATGAATGAATATCCTCTTCTGCTCCACACATCTTGAAGGAGGTGGTGCATGCTCTTCCACAGTTATGGTGTAAATGCCAGAATTACTTATTTGAAGATTTAACAGCTCAAATGctatttcctctttttcttgAAACCAAATAAATTTGATGTGGCTTTCACATGATGCTTTAATCCAGGATTGTTTTATGAAGCGGTAGTAACACAGTAAATGTTTTCTTCTGAAATATACAACAGAATGTAGACTGCTATTTGTGCTGTAATGACAGCTGATTGTGACTGACATTCCCCGATGAACCGTCTGTGTTGTATTCAATTCAGTGCAATTCTGTGTGTTTATGGCTGAAAAAAACAGTTTGTAAAAAACAAGGAGGTATTCATTTTCCTCCACAAGTCAAAACAAttcaatttataacattattGTTTTTTCTGAATGTCTGCCTTAGCACTGTAATCtgatttttcttatttaatgctttttttgctattaattaatgagagatggagagagagagagacacacacacatacacagagagagacacagagagagagagagagagagagagagagagagagagagagagagagaatgagggtgGAAATATATTACCTGAGGGAAATAATAGAAGCATCCACACAGACCAGAGAAAACAGCACTTCCCTACTGATACCTAGAGATTGTATAGAGGATTGAAAAGTTCTACTCAGAAtgatattataaaatatttagcaTGAAGATAAGGTAAATTGCacacaaattacacaaacaGACATGATGTATAACAAACTACATGAATACAGATATGATACTCATAATAAAAAGGGCATTAACATACAAAAGCAACATTAGACAGTAATGCTAGCCATATCTCACCATTTCACACTGCAGAATATGCACCCTGTTCATATCCACTGCTGTGATCATTCTATATTATACATCCTGAAATAAAACCGAGCTGTGAACTCTAAGGCAAGTCTGTGGCTACAGTTTCCTTTTTGTCAAATGCAGTAGCAGTTTGAAAATCAGTACCAGTTTGTTTACAGCTACAACTGTGTTGAATTTTGTTAATCCAAGCATCAATAGCAATGTTTTAATCCAAACAACTATGTCAACTACGGTACATCTTAATATGAGGTTCTGACAGGACACATTTACTGTACAGCAAAATCTGAAAAACTCTACAAGAAAAATTCTGTAAATTTAATCACTTGAATCTCCAGAAAAGGGCTGAATCAAACATTAATCCTCTATATATTATAGACAGGCCTAAAGTGgtcatttattctttaaatagaAGGTACATTACATATATCTTTCTCTGATTATTTTCAATATTGTGAAGCACTGGgcacatttttaatgaccttgtTTTTACTGATGAAGATCAAAATTTTTATAGCTTAGGATCACTTTCCATTTGACAGAGATCTGAAACCAAGCTTATTTTAAGTGTATCAACAGAAGTgcaattattacattacatgagATGACACATAAGATAACAACACAAATAGGTTTAGTGGCAACTTTTCACTCTTTACACGCGGGGGTAGACTTGCAATGTAAAGTTCATGAGAACACAGGAAGTCtgtgacagaaaaacagaccctTCATACTGTCTTCATTTAATTTGATCACACTCAACCACAACTTGCTCCAGGGAGAAGAAAACAGTTTTAACCACAGATACTTTGTGACATGTAGGGGCTATTCTAAAGGATGATGGTAATTCAAGGTGGTTTGAAACTGGATTGACATTGTCAAAGGAATATTGAATCATTGACTTAACTTGCTTTAATAAAAGAACAACCAGACCATCTGGCCTGAGTGTAGCTGTGGATGCAGTCTGCATTTCTTGTCCTTTTGGAAATTTGGTCCTAGAGCTGTTTGTTGTAATCAGACATGTACCACTTCAGAGGTCCATTGACTCATCCTCATCCACTCCTGTCTACCAGAGCTTCAACTGGATTGGCAGGGGTAACAGTCAATGATGAGTATTGTGGTGAAACCTTGGGATACTGGCAGACATGTGATAAGGGTAATGACTATGTGGAATGAGGAACATTGTGGCAAGGGTAGTTTCACACTGCATTGTGGGCAGATGACAGGAGGCTCTAGATTGTGCACAACCAAGACATGCTTACGCATACTCTGTGATGTAATTGTTCAAGGAAGTCCactataatattttgttttccACAGAGATGGTTCTATGTATTGCTGTGGTAACTTGAGTTTAGTAAATATAAGCTTAACCCAGTTAATAAGTAACAGCTGACTTTAGATTTCCAAACCTACATTAGATCGACAATAAGAAGCAAGCTCTTCAGTAAAAAACTAGATTCAGACCGAGAGTATATTCTAACATGTTCAGAGGCACTTTATTATAAAGTCGAGGAATAGAAACTTAAAATCACAAACCGAGCTCAGAATAGATAAACACTCAAAACACAAgcagagaaaacacaaaaagacaGTATAACCAGGGTAAAGGGTAAGCTCAAGAATAAACAGAGAGCAGTtagacacaacatacaaaatcagcagaacTACAGCGTTCATAATTTACACAGTCACAAGGTTGGCAAGACTTTGTGTTGCTGAACTTGAtgggtatatacagtatactgtggCCTAGAAGTGGCTGGCAGAGATTGCAGTAGAATTTGGGGGATTGTGACTTCTGCTGGCAGCAAGGAGTAATATCTGGTGTTACACCAGAGTAATGGCATTTCTAACGTCATCAAAACCTCTTTGTTTGTAGCAGATACATTTGTTTCAGTTTGTGTTGTTGATTGAGTAAACCTGAGAAGGTGAGACAAGTTCAGATATAACAATCCCATCACTGACGACGGCGTGCAGCTGAAAGGCAACAACTGAAATTAGTTTATAATATTACATAACAAATAGTGCAACTCATGCAGAACATTACTGAAAAGACAAATTGTTGTGTTTACTGTaattatatactgtgtataaacACAAACTTACCGAGACATTGATAGTAAACTTCGAAGAACAAAGCAGTGCCAATCAATGAGGCAAAAAGGGTCCCAATAACTATAAACCGCACAACTGAACCTGTAAAGACAGTAAGAGGAACACTGTTTTCTGTCCTTAATTCAGTACAAGCAAGTTGTAACAGTAAAATTCAGTTATTAAACTGATGAACAATTACTGAGAGACACATCTTTTCTGTGTAAAGGGCCtaggttttgtttatttcagtcTGAGTGAAGAGCATTGGTGATAACATCATTGTGCAATACTAAAATTAAAACCACACTTTTTGTAATGTTTGATAACTCAGTGATTCAGTGTATTGCCCCATTTGGTTTTATCCAGAAATGTAATTAAAGGCAAATAGCATTTTTATTCTCAACAGATGCACCCTGCACTCTGCTTTTAAATGGATTTTATACTTCTTGTATACAAGAGTTCTTCAACAGCAGGATAATAACTTTAATAGTCATGTAGTAGCACAAAATTATATAACTTAATGtgaatataaattatttaagaATTGAATCTTTAAAAACCAAAATGACTCATTcgttttatttataatgaatACAATTCCAGCCAAATGATCGCCTCAAATAACTTATTAGTCACAAATAGGATACTTACTGATTGCCTTTAAGCCAAACTGCACGTTAAAGAAGTTACTGCTGTCTGTtgcaaaaattaaataatataattttgaaaggtttaacaaaattattaattaagttaaatgtGAACAAAAACTTGCATTTCTTGGAGTTGCAGATAAGTTCTTCTTCACACTTGGGTTTTGTTTGATTGCCACTCTGTCTTGGCAGGTGGAGAggaaatttgaaaaaaaaaagaaaaaaaaagaatattaatgcaacatgcttatttatttgaggTCTGCATCCCAGACTCAGAATGCTGGCTTTCCCATTATCAACCCATTTGGGCTCAGGTTGACTGAGCCCCTACCTAACCCAACAAGCtgagttataaaaaaaaatgaaccagCAATTTTGGTGTACATCTGATATGCTCATATTGCATGTGCACACAAGTTGAGACCTTTATCACAGAGTCGCATAGAAACAGTGACATGGTATTTGTCATAAAGTCACTTCCTCTACTTTTCTCTACTTGCTTTTGTACATACccatgtactgtactgtatgttcacAGTCTGAGATTTCTGTCCTTAAAAGCTTTCATAgaatctgtttttctctcttttttcacttCTGCCTCCTTCTCCCACCAGAGTAAGTGTATCCAATCCATTTTCTGTCAGAGTGATGGATTTGACTTGCTCACTAGAAATGCTACTTGATAGCTTAGCTTGTTAGCTTACACACTGCTGTGTCTGAGATAGACAGACTGTTGTTGTCTTGCTAGTGACTCATTCCAGCTCATGCAACTAAGTTACTAGTGCCAACAGGGCTGGAGTGGTCTGTCCCTACATTGGCCTTACACCAATGTAGGGACAATGTTGTCAACCTGAGCTTCTCTGGTTCATGGTTAGGAGTAGTGTACATGTACCTCTTGAATTTGGAAGTGCTTCCAACCAGAAGTGCTCCGGCAGCCATTTTACAATTCCCTACCAACAGAGGGCGGCGACCGCCAACGGACGAAAACTGTCAAGATGACCTGATGTGCTGCTCTTAACTGCAAAACAACGTTGCTAAAGTATGTAGCAGAAGTGCCCACAGATTGTAATTTATACAGATCATGTACCTATTAAACACAAATGCGTCATTATCCCCATGTATAGTGGGGATAACGGTCATAATCTTTTGCAACAACCGGCTCATTGGTATTATAAagtctggttggagttctcatcacttggaaaTCACTTGCTGTTGCTGAGAGTAGCAccacatggacagcctaaaCATGAGTGAGATTAGTGAGGATGGAActacttaaaaaccatgaagatggctttcaAACTGATATTAACAGTATTGCTACAATGATTTAtgactacaattgctatgatagctttaggactgcaattgccatgATCAGTTCTGCACTCATGTCTCATGGttatgaatttcctgcttacgctattgcactttttgaccagtACATAGTTATAGaaggaaattatttataatcgcactatccgttGTCACTCAGATGAAGAtggattcccttttgagtctggttcctctcaaggtttcttctgcAAAATGTTTCAGGGagcttttccttgccaccatcacctctggcttgctcattagggataaatttataaagTAAATTTTACATCCTGAATTTATAAATTTCTGTACAggtgctttgtgacaatgtccattgttaaaagtgctatacaaatacaattcaagtgaactgaattgaattgacttGAACTGAATGTGCACTTCTTGAATAGTAAGGAGACCATTGGAAGGGCAGACATTcacaaatatatttgtaaagtataggtttttaaaccatttaaacaCAGGTAAGGTGTCCTTTACAAAAACCTATGTGCATGCTTCAGATAACTAACTTGGGGTTTGGGATAGAGCCTTGAACATTTAAAAGTTTTTCAAGGTGCTTGCAACAAATAATTCAGgcaataatttaataattacagCAGAGAAATAAAAGCTCTGTGTATCCACCAGATAATCTAATTTACATTTGTCATGGATTCTCTGGTCACTCTTTTTTTATTGCCACAGCCATTGTATAAAAAGTGGCACTCGAGTTAAGGGAAGAAACATACCAATAAAAATCATGTGAAGAGTTCAAGAAGTATTCattaaacaatttttatttatttaagttatcTGTGAAGATAACTgcatacaaaaacataaaagtcctgaatgaaatcaaaactaaataaaactatCTTCCTTTCGTCTATTTATGTCTTCTATGTACATCTAGCTTGATAAAGTAGTCTAGTTTGACCAAATAAATGTCCATATTAGAGAGTAGGTAAAAGGCTCACCTGAGTTGCATGGGAGTGTTATGCTCTTGCTGTAGCGTATGTGGTTGTGTGAGTAACTGGCGTGACAAGTGagtgtttctctgtctgtccagTTCGGCTTGCAGAGCATCAGTGTACTGTTCATGCTTCTGGACTCTGGATGATGGTGAAGAAACTGAGTTGCTCTGGTCCATGTGAAGTTCACCTGCTGTGGTCTCAAACCCTGCAGAGAGCAGAGCAGCTCCACACAGGAGACATTAGTGCTGTTCGTCAGGTGCAAGGTAATAGATGATAGAActgcagagagggagagaacacTGAAATCATGACATTTCCTCAAGAAACTGTACAATGTAGTACAGGATTTATAAAAGAaacataatattacatttactgcTAGTATAGTAAGTGacagaaaacattttaagaGCACGTGAAGAGTAAAAGAAGATTATAATTACCATTAACTTTAAGCCTCAGGGTTACTGATCTCTCCTCTGAAGGTGGTGGTAATAATCTGATCATCAAACATTTATAAAGACCAGCATCACTGCTTTCAACACCTATTATATTCAGCCCTAAAGGTTCTGTATTTACTTTGAACCGAGGTTTGCAGTTATGGTCATGAATTGCATTATTCTGAATATAATATGTACATAAAATTGACCCTCCATCCTTTTCCCACTTAACTCCAATCCTCATAAAGTCAGTGTAGTTGAACGGTAAAGGACATGGTAGAAAGGCAGTATCCCCACTAGACACGGTAATGTCCAAGGCACCTATAGAATGAAGGCATCAATTAGAATAGTGCAAAAAAAGTACTGGCATGAAAAATGCATAAGGAAATTATAACTGATTACAGAAATACCTACTCTCCACCTACTAGGTGTAACATATATGAAggttgagatggatgcaagtgcagataagaactTTATTAGATGAGAGATCAAATCCAAATCGAAAGCCAAAAGCACGGTAATAAACAGCTAAGGCAAGGcacaaaatgagaaacaagatCAGAAACCATGAAACGAAAAACGAAGAACAATGTACAAAGGCTTGGTACGGTggtaacactcaatacttcaaGAAGTACATAGGTACACGAGGGGTTTGAAGTCCAGACATAATCAGGGGGATAACAAGAACAGCTGAATACAATAATGGCAcgtaagggaaacaaccaatgacaatacaggggcggagacaggacagaaataataacagatgcacatgtagaaagtaaacaaagacaGACAATTGCTGTGTCTGAAACTGGTCCCTATctcctatatagtgcactatatcgAGTGCTGGCCATTTTGTAGTGGTGTCCAAATTCCGAAAACACCTtcccattcattcactcatttatacccacaatgcaccCTGATTTTGATTGTACATCTGATGTACAGTCACCAACGCACTATTTCCCATACTCCAACATAAGACGGTGATAGAAcgcaaaaggaaaataaacatgGCAGACGTGAACATCGGAGGCGACAACTTTTACAATTGTAACTGTAACTTTTTATCAATTAAAATGCATCTCTATCTAGATATTTTGATGCAAAATGATACAGGTTATTGATTGATTGgcacagtatttattttcagcCACTTCGTTTGCGGTTTAATCTAACTTTTAAATCACCAACTGTACAGATCAAATGATAATTTGGTGTATTGTTCACATATATTAGTTAACACATTCACAGTACAGTATTTACATACTTATTAGAAAAGTATGTAATGACGACTTTTTAATAAAGTTAAGGAGCGAtgggggaaatatatatatatatatatatatatatatatatatatatatatatatatatatatatatatatagttgaatTTGTTTCTTACAGGTGTTGGAAATCTAGTCATCAGTTATTTAGTTAACAGCTGGATGTATTTTGTCTAATGTCTTCTTACCGATAGATGGCATCTTTGAGCTAACAAAGCACGCCTTAAAGTTGTCATTCATTCTGAAATTCTcccttttcttctcctcaggATAAAGAAGTTTCGCCAAAACCAAAACTAGATATTTTTGTTTCGGTCCCGCCGACAGATGGCAATGCGGCATCGACACGCGCACGCGGTTTTAGatagcgcgcgtgcacgagactttTGTATATGGACACGCGCCctggtttgttttggttttcccCTTGTTTCAGCATTGGTTCATGTTCGAGGATGTGTCTTgatttactccaggtgtctATGATTTAGTATTGATTGTgttagtcatttaaacccctcgtgttgctgtgcacaTCGTGCAGTATTAACGGTAGCTGAGTGTTTGCCTGGTGAGTACGTTACGTTCGTGAAGCGGTCTTATTTCCATGTTCTGTTCTCGTGCAATGCCTCGACTTTAGTCTCATGTTTAATCTAGTTAATCTTGTTCAGTATAGACCGCGCTCcccgtgttttgtttgcttgtttgttaaTAAAGACATTGCTCCTGCGCTCACTCCCTGTTTATAGTCTCGTGTTACAATTTTAAGCCAGTTTTACCCCATGAGTCAGCTTGAGGACGGTGACAGGAAACCCCTCGAAAATTAAACCAAGCGAAAAtagttcttttttaaaaacaaatataatgtgaCAGTATTCTTATAatattctttgtttttaaatataataaggTTAATAgtaaatgaatataataatcagtttttgttctctttatcAACTAATACAATAATCCTAGTACAAGAGTCTAAATTCGCTCTCATTTTCCTTCACTTCTTCCCCATGTAGTGGACTTAAATGGCATTCGCTGTATAGGGAATGAGTGAGCGATTTCAGATACAGTGAATGTCACTAAAAAACCCGGAAGCACATACTGGTGCTGCAAGCTTTGCTTCGGGTTTcagaggggaaatcgtgactcTAGGGCTAGATAAAATGATATTACTTTTGCCTTACTggtatgctttttaaaaaaatttaagtaaTTATCATTGGTGCTTCTATAACACTTAGTGACTGACTCAATTACTCCTCATAGTTATTTGGATGTTAAAATCCCATTCTTATTTTTTACAGTGACAGCAATGTTTTCCTAAATATTCCAATGATAAAATCTACATTTGTCAGGGTGAAAGTCTGAATTTCCTCTTCCCATATGTGAAAATGGCTTCTAATCCAGCAAATACttatgaaaacagaaaaagtaaGTTAAACATTGTTTAGTCATTGTTAGGTCATTGGCAATGTTTATGAATCATATGACAAATGTATGGTATTTTCATATAATATaaccaaatatgtaaaatatttgtaaaatgttcCATCATATCCATTGAAATAGCTTGAACTTTTTAGTCATTTAACAATTTTTCTTCTATATGGCCTGAATACCACAGATACACATTTTTAACCTTTTGTACCAAACTCTGAGATCAAGGAAGAGAGATTAAATCAGTTTGATTGAACTCAACTATTCAATCAACTTTTTCATTAAGTGACAGCAAcaacatattattttttttctaaaatcacAGATGGCATCTTTAAAAACTCTAACTGTAACTGCAATAAGCTTTTCACAAATACTACTCCAGATTGCAATATGGTTTAAAACTTAAGCAAATGAAAGCAAGCattattttagatttattaTCTACATTGTCAAACTTGAATAATCTAAACTGACTCATCATTTAGAAACCAAGCTAAAATTGGGAATGAAATAGCTTACCAATGTTTGTAGAGTAGTAAAAAGGAAGAGCTAGAAGAAGGCAAAATGGCGTCCCTGAAAACATGTTTAACACAAAGTTTTAAACTGTTCACCCTTGCGTGTGATAGATGTGAGTGTGTCTAGGTCTATATGGAAAATGTTGCTTCAGAGTACAGGAAACACAGGCCACAGCTTTTGATTACATCTTTCATGACATCTGTTAAAAGTGACAGAAGCAAAAGCAATTTTTATAATGTAGGTTATAAAGTATCATTTTCTACCTGATTCATTCATTCCAGAAATCCCAT
Coding sequences:
- the LOC108276957 gene encoding uncharacterized protein LOC108276957 isoform X1, with the protein product MFSGTPFCLLLALPFYYSTNIGALDITVSSGDTAFLPCPLPFNYTDFMRIGVKWEKDGGSILCTYYIQNNAIHDHNCKPRFKVNTEPLGLNIIGVESSDAGLYKCLMIRLLPPPSEERSVTLRLKVNVLSSITLHLTNSTNVSCVELLCSLQGLRPQQVNFTWTRATQFLHHHPESRSMNSTLMLCKPNWTDRETLTCHASYSHNHIRYSKSITLPCNSGSVVRFIVIGTLFASLIGTALFFEVYYQCLAARRRQ
- the LOC108276957 gene encoding uncharacterized protein LOC108276957 isoform X2, giving the protein MFSGTPFCLLLALPFYYSTNIGALDITVSSGDTAFLPCPLPFNYTDFMRIGVKWEKDGGSILCTYYIQNNAIHDHNCKPRFKVNTEPLGLNIIGVESSDAGLYKCLMIRLLPPPSEERSVTLRLKVNVLSSITLHLTNSTNVSCVELLCSLQGLRPQQVNFTWTRATQFLHHHPESRSMNSTLMLCKPNWTDRETLTCHASYSHNHIRYSKSITLPCNSVKSSTSGHLDSFRPLAVAALCW